One part of the Humulus lupulus chromosome 9, drHumLupu1.1, whole genome shotgun sequence genome encodes these proteins:
- the LOC133802446 gene encoding protein METHYLENE BLUE SENSITIVITY 1-like isoform X2: MTGKAKPKKHTTKEIAAKIDAATTNRGGGKAGLADRSGIEKGGHAKFECPLCKTTVPDLKSMQIHHEARHPKIPYEEEKLVNRHSTVAAVESSKPRPGVRGSLKK; encoded by the coding sequence ATGACAGGAAAGGCGAAGCCGAAGAAGCACACAACGAAGGAGATCGCTGCCAAGATCGATGCAGCCACCACCAACCGTGGCGGCGGCAAGGCAGGGCTAGCCGATCGCTCCGGCATCGAGAAAGGTGGTCACGCTAAGTTCGAGTGTCCGCTCTGCAAGACGACCGTACCTGATTTGAAATCGATGCAGATTCATCACGAGGCTCGTCACCCGAAGATCCCATACGAAGAGGAGAAGCTTGTGAATCGTCACTCCACCGTTGCCGCCGTCGAGAGCTCTAAGCCCCGCCCTGGTGTTCGTGGTAGCCTCAAGAAGTGA
- the LOC133802446 gene encoding protein METHYLENE BLUE SENSITIVITY 1-like isoform X1 encodes MVSDHLGFLLFSATQPRKAKPKKHTTKEIAAKIDAATTNRGGGKAGLADRSGIEKGGHAKFECPLCKTTVPDLKSMQIHHEARHPKIPYEEEKLVNRHSTVAAVESSKPRPGVRGSLKK; translated from the exons ATGGTTAGCGATCACCTTGGATTTCTGCTCTTCTCTGCGACCCAACCAA GAAAGGCGAAGCCGAAGAAGCACACAACGAAGGAGATCGCTGCCAAGATCGATGCAGCCACCACCAACCGTGGCGGCGGCAAGGCAGGGCTAGCCGATCGCTCCGGCATCGAGAAAGGTGGTCACGCTAAGTTCGAGTGTCCGCTCTGCAAGACGACCGTACCTGATTTGAAATCGATGCAGATTCATCACGAGGCTCGTCACCCGAAGATCCCATACGAAGAGGAGAAGCTTGTGAATCGTCACTCCACCGTTGCCGCCGTCGAGAGCTCTAAGCCCCGCCCTGGTGTTCGTGGTAGCCTCAAGAAGTGA